ACCATGATGTTTACGCCGGTTACCACACATCCAGCATGAGCACGAACACGGGGTTTGATAGCATGATCCGACGGCAATGGCGCTTCCATCCCCTGCATTATGGTAATGAGTACGTTTTTTCTTCAGACGAGACTCATGATGCTTGCGCCATGAGCGATTTCTTTTCTTCATACGAGAACTCCACCGTATTAAATGGAGCGGCCACACCTTCGCATGACCGCCTTAACGTGAGTTCTGAATAAGTAATTTTTCTCATGCACAGGAATTTACCACACATCACGCAAATTTCTTTCCTCTCCTCGGAGAAGGAAGATCCAAAGCAGCAAAATTAGGCTCTATTTGGGGCTCTGGCTCAGGCAGTTGGTTGCGCGTGTTCAACGGGTGATTGAAGTTGTACCAGGTTGTACGTGGGCGCCCATCGCGGCGTCGCACGAACGCGATACAATGCTCCTGCAGTATCTGACATTGCACACCCGGATAGCGCGCCCCAGTGATTTCAATCATTTCCTCATCGGTGATGAGCGTCATATTTGGATCGCGTGATTCCACCTTATCCCCTTTATGCTTTTGCCAATCAGCCTTCTGAACAGAGCCAATACCGATATAGAGTGACATGTCACACTATGTGGGCCATTTTTACACTATTTCGATACTGGTACAGCAAAGGATGGTTTAAGTCTGATTACGAAGAATCAATTTATAAGAGGGACGCGATGGAACGTTTAAAGGCTGAAGTTGAGGATTGGGCGCTGGAAGCCAGCCAGGAACATGTGACGATAGAGATAACTAAGCAGTTTTTTCTATTGGGTGGCAGTGATTCAGTGAGATTGCACCCAATAGAAAGTGACGGTGACGCGGACTGGCGGTCAATCAACAATAATCGGCAAAAGATATTTCGCTGGCTGCGTTCTGATTCCCGCGCATCGCGAGTCAAGGTAGAAGCATTGAAGCCCGCCATTATCGCAGCTCTACCCGCTGAACGGCGGGCGCACATTAATGGCGATCAACATGATTATCTGGTATCAGTGCTGTTACGTGACATATCGAAAGCGCTTATTTCCATAGTCCTGAAAGATGTCGAAATGGTAGAGCGTATCGGTAGGGTGCAGAATTCCTTTGATGCGATACTTCGCAACGTCACCAATCACAGATAACAAATTGTGTAAGGAATTTTGCTCGCCAGGGGGAATTTTCCCGCACCTGTAACTCCTGCAGTGTTAACACTCACGTACATTGGATTGGGGGCTATAGCAGTTGGCCCGCATCTCTTGTCAGATAAGGCGTTAGCCGTTTTTCGTTACCCCAATTCTTCCAAACTATTCCAAATTCTTGGTGACATAGGTCGTGCAAGACGGGAGAGGAATTTAAGACAGGGTTTTTGAGAAGTTACGCTGTAAGCCAATCTGAATAAGGCTCTGTGGTGAGTTGGCATAATCAATCCGTCCTAACCAGTCCTGAATTTACGCTACATAATCGATCGTTTTGCTTGGTCAATTTGATACCGAATTCTTTTTGGACGGACTCTACCACCTGAGAAAGGGAATCGAAGCACGCAAGAGATTGAATGATGAAGGCTTTCACCTCTGGTTTTAGAGCAGCCATGTTTCACTATCCGTCCAATACAGTCCAATATTTACGCCAGCCTCAACATGCATGTCCCGAACGCTCTGGCAACATCAAGGTGGGCAACCTCCGCAGGTTGATTTGCGGCATCAACCAATTACTGTATGTCGCCGTCATTGCGCAGTTCTCCCTTTTTTATGGACTCAAGAAATTCTTGGGATTACCGATTTTCAGTATCCTGTTTTTTAATACGCCTCAAATCCCGTTTTACGTGCCTTACCTGCTTTAAGCCGGTCTTTGCCTGCATCAGCTCAAGCCTCATTATCTCATCGGTATGCAGTCCCATCAGCCCATGAATCAGTGTCATCTCACGCCATTGTTCCGTTCCCGGCTCCGGGTTAGCCTTTAGCAATTGTCCAAAGCGTTCCGCCAGCAAAAGATTTCGCACCCGGTTTCTCAACAGCGGGGAAAGGTCATCGTCACCTTCCAGTGGAAAGAATGCCCGTCGACTGCGTTCGCCATGCTTCACCGCGTTGGTATTACCCGGAGGTGCGCCAGCACCTTTACGCCTGCCTCCCCATCCCGATCTTGATTGTTGGCGAGTTTTTTTCATTTAACGCCTCGTTGTACGCAAATGCGCATGCAGACTGCGTGTTTTTATCTTAACAAACCTTAACATCTCAATGGCGATATGGCCCGTAACCATCTGACCATCAAATCCAGAAATATCAGGCTTATCAGCTATTTTGCGAATTCGCAATTTGCTTTGTCTAATTCACTGCGAATTCGCAGTGTGCATGTATCGGTTTGTATCGCATCGTCTGCGTACTACGAAACATCGCTCATGCTGCCGTGGACAGATGAATACAGCACCATAACCGTTTTAGTAACCGCGAGAAGCGTAAACGCGAGCCATTCCAGCCCAGTGAGAGAAAAGGATTTCGTACTTTATGGGGTTGTAGTTAATGCTTCCATTGGCTGCCGCGTAGCGCCATGCTCTATCAGAAATAGAGCGATCTTTAGCTGTTTCCCCCCATTTCACAATATCCCTTGCCATACCCTGTACACATGAGAGCCTTAATACTTTTTCACCAACATATGCCCCAACGTCTGAACATGACGACATAGTCATATCAAGGCTATTTCTGAAATACTCTAGCCCACCAGCAGACATAAACTGGCGATTATTGGCATAAACCACATCGTCACTTCTTACGGTGAATTTAATTGTGTTCAACGCGTCAATAATCAGTTGCTGCTCTGGCGTGGGCTTTGCCCATAAAATAAGGCGGACAGGCCTATCTGATGCCAACAGATTTTCTCTGTGCAGTTTATCCCTGGCTTCGTTTTCAGCCTTATACTTCTGCTGATTATCAGCCTGAATTTTCCGGTAATAGTTGGCAATTTCCCCCTTTTCCTTGGTGAACGAGGCTACACTTTTTTTAAAGTCGCTTTCACTGACCTTATTTAGCCCCATACTCCAGCGGTCTTTTTCGTAATCGGTATAGATGGCATCAACCTTTGCTGGATTGTCCAGCACCGAGGTCAAATTAACCAAGATCTTAACTGCTTCCTCGCCAGCGTGATTGCTACTGTCAAAAGTTGATAGCGCGCCAACCTCATAACTTCCATATTCATGGTAGGCAGCATAGAACAGAGGAATTGTCTGTGGTTTGCCATTAACAGCATGGACAATGCTTTTATCGTCACATGCAAGTCCATCCCATTGAAAGAGGCTTTTACCACCGTTTTTGTATGTCTCGCAATCATCTATGCCTAAACGAATTAATGCAGGCCACCCCGGGCGCTCCTTATAATCATCGCTTTTAACGATATGCATCTGTGTTAATGTTTTGGCGGGATCGATTTTCCCATTCGTACACGCCCCAAGAGGAAGGGATAGCAAAGAAAAAATAATGAGTCTAATAGTTACAGTTAAAAATTTTTTCATCATCCTAATGCCTATAATTAATTTCAAAGTAAGCGATCACAATTTACTCCTTATCAAGTTTCAACCGGAAGTTACTTTATTCTGGGCGTAACCTAAATTATCCAGTTCATCCAGCGTCCAAACCTTTGGGCTAAGACTATCAATGCTGCCCATGACGGCCTGAAAGCTACTGGCTGGCATGTGGTTGCGATTCTCCAGTATCTTCGCCAGAGCAATAACGTCCCACCACTTCAAGGCGATCAATGACTGAGTTCGGGAAAGGGATTTGCTCTGTATATGCTCATCTTCTCCACCAACAGCGTGATACACCTCAATCAGATCCCGAACGTCACGCATGTCATATTTGCCAGACGTTCCCATCAGTGCGTTAACACTTTCCCCGGTATACCGCGATTGTGCGACAATGCCAGCCAGAGAGCAGATCATCGCACCACAAACCTGATTCTTCAGTTCAGACTTTGTCTCAGCAGAGGATAAATGATAGGTCCTAATATCATCTATTTTGCGCGGATAATTGATGTGCCAGACGGCGACAGCATTACATTCATCAGCATCACCGGCAAGGTACGTTTTCGCTACTCTTCCCTTACCAGCCAAGGCAATTTCTACACGTGAGTTACCTAAAAACCACGCTGCTATGCCGTGTCCGGCTTCATGTATGGCGAGGTGTCTGGGCCAGCGATAACCGCCGATCTCAATGATTGTCCCCTGTGTGCTCATAGCCAATCCTCATAATGAATTGTTGTCATCAAGTAGTGCTTGCTTAATAAAACTGGTTTGCCTTGCCGTCGGATCCTATTAAGTTCAGGTACACCGCATCGTTATCCTCGCCACGCTCCTGGTGCCGTTCGCTCCTGAGGAACCATTTCAGTATCGCCAGCGCTTCCCGCTGGTGAACCGGCCCTATTGTGGAGAGCTTGCCATCCAGCCACGCTTCCCGGTCACAGATACACTGGTGATGTTCGTAAAACCCATCCCCCAGCGCTTTGCTGGCGGCGCTGCGCATCACATAAAGCCAGTCCCAGTATTCGACTTCACGCACCACATCAGACAGCGTGTGCGGGTCGGGCAGCACGTCGCAAAAGCCCCGGTGAGCCACTGAGCGGGCATCCTGTACCTCCATGATGCGCCACCCCTTCAGCTCGCCACTGTCTGCCTCTTCTGGCGTCATGCCGTAGTGTTCATCCACCTGAAAAACGGATTGCGCAATGAGTCGCTCCGGTTCGGTTGGCTCCATCGCAGCGGCGTAACTGCCAAAGTGCGCCCGCACCTGACTGGCTTTGCTAATAGCCCGCCGCGCGTTCTCGATACAGTTCTGTGGGTTGTCCATGCCGATGGTGCTGAATGCCACGATAAACGGCTCATGGCCTTGTGCCATCAGCCAGTGACGGTAACGCTGTTCAGCCTCCTGCGGGGTGATGGTGAGTTTTTGCAGGGCCATTTCTGCCGCTGGCAGGTGTGCAGGCTCGTCCAGCTTGATCACCTCCAGCACCCACAGGTATGCATCTGTCTGGTGGTGGCCGGTGATCACCCGCTGCGGGGTAACGGTTTAATGCCCGCCAGCGCAGTGCCATAGCGAGCCTCTGGAATGGAGAACATCGCCACATGCGCCGGGTTGTCCGCAAACAGTCCGCTTCGCTGGCAGACACTGCGCACGGTAGCGTGCTTTATCTCCATGCGGGCAGCGATTGTGCGATAACCCATTCCGCCGCGCTTGAGGCGGATAATCTCCGCTTTTTGTTCCGGTGTCAGTCGCATGTTGCCCCCACTGTGTGCAAGCCTGTTTCACATTCCAGGCGCAATACGGTATGTGTGCTCTCTGTCATGTCGGCGTTCCTCAAAATGGCGTGTCATCACGGAAATCGGCCATATCAGGGGCGCTTGCCTCCTGTGCCCGTCGTAGCGCATCGGTTGGCTGACCGGCAGCGCCTTTACGCCCGCCGGGGCGCACCGTTCTGGCGCTCACCACGCTGTCGGCAATCACCTGATAACCGGTTTGCATCGTGCCGGTGCTGTCAGTCCACTGGGTGATCTGCATGTTGCCCGATACGCTCACCCGGTCGCCTTTCTGATGTTTTGCCAGTGCGTCAGCCTGTTTACCAAAGGCTGTCACCGCCAGCCAGAACGTGGCTTCGCCGTTCTCTGCCTTCTGACAGGGCAGCGGGACGGCTATCCGGGTGAAACTCATGGCGTTGCCGGTGCGGGTGGTGCTGTTCTGCACATCGGCGACCAGACGGCCATAAGCTGAAATCTGTGCTGTCATGGTTGTTTTTCTCCTTTTTACGTGTGTGAAAGCATCCTGTTCTGGCTGGTCGTCCTCTGGCTGGTGCTGAAACGTTGGCGTGACGACGATATACAGACACAAAACATCACGGGTTCAGCGGGTTCACGGGTTCAGTTGCGTACCGTTACTATTTTTTTGTCTTTTCAAACATTGGGTTAAAAAATATCGCTCGCTTTTTGCGCTAAAAATTGAACCCGTAAAGCTGTGCGCTGAACCCGTTTGATAGGGTGTCGCCACGGGTTCACGTCGCCCGCCAGAAAATGAGGCCCAAAAGGAAACGGGTTCAGAGTGCGGCAAAACGGGTTCAAGACGGGTTCAACAGGAAACCTGTTTCCCTTATAAAACAGACCTTTTTACAGAGTGAACCCGTTGAACCCGCTGAACCGTTACGTTTTATTCGTGTGTGAGTCACACAAGGGGCTGTTACTCCGTATCCGGGGCATACATCAGGACATAGAAAACCGGCTGACGCCCTTCCACACGTACCGCCTTCTTTTTAAACCGGTCTTTCCCCGGCTCTAACATCCCCGCATCGGCCAGCACTTTCGCAAACTGCCTGACGTTAAACCCCCTGGCGATTTCGCCCTCAAAGGTGGCCGGGAAGGTGTAGAACATCATCGGGGCGGCATCGTGCTTGCCCCTGTCCCGGTATCCGGCAAGGTCACGTATAGGCAGGTCTTGCGGGTTGTAGGGCAGCGGGGCAAACCGGCTCAGGCCGTGGGCGTTCAGGAACGCTTCGCACTGCTCGACAATCTGCTGGTGCTCCTTGTTGCCGGTACCGAATTCGCGCACCCAGGCATTAAAGCTGTGCTGTATCGCATCCCGGCCCGTCTGTTCATCCCAGCCGGTAATGACCCGGCCCAGCGACAGCGCTGCGTCCATCACGGCAAAGCGGGCGGCTACCCGGTGAACCTGCTCGCCATAGTCGGCAGGAATGAGACTGCGCCAGCGTGTTTCAGCGGCTCTCACCGCCTCGATAGCCTGTTGCGGGTGGTCGGCAAGGTGCTTAATCCACGCCCGGCCTGCGGCACCGTGGTACTGCTGGCAGGCGTCTTTCAGTGCGTCGGCGTGCTGTTTGCCGTTGGCGTGTTCATGAAAGCGCGTCGTTTTGCTTAAGGGGATGTTCAGCAGCCGAACCAACTGGCCCGCCTTGGTTTTTCTGCCCACGCTGGCAATGAACGTTTCCAAATCCATTTCGCCAGTGCTGATTGCCACCGTGCGCCAGCGCTTGAGCTCCCGGTTGCCGCCTTCTTTGGCCCCCTGCAATTTGCCGACACCGTTAAACAGCGCATAGGCGGCCTGCGCCACGCTCACCGGGTCAGCGCCCTGACCGACTTCATCGAGTGGCATCAGCGCGTCGTTGTGGGCGGCGGCTTCGTTCGCCAGCCCCAGCGCGGTGCCGTACCACGTCAGGCGCAGTAACTCCGGGTTACCGTACAGGCTGGTGGCAACGCTGGCGGTGGTGGTTTTCCCGGCGCTCGATTGCTCATAGAAATGGATGCCGAATCCGTCAGCCCCCACCAGCCCGATTAACGGGGCCGCCAGCGCCGCCGCCATACCGGTCATCATGGCGTAGTTGCCCCCGGCAAGGCGGGCCACGTTGTCGCGCCAGCCTTCTGCCGTGCCGCTGACGGTGTAGCCTGCGGCGGCTGCGCTGCGCCCGCTGAACAGTACCGGCCTGTCAGGGGTGCCGATGATTTCCCCGTCCGGCATGAGGTAAGCCCCGCACTGCCAGCCGGTCGCGTGCGCGATATGCCAGATATCCCGTGCGGCACTGCGCTGGAGCCAGTCGGCCAGAATGGCGCGCAGGCTGTTTTTGGTGGTGACGTTGACACCGCCGTTTTTCAGCGTTCGCCAGCCCTCGCGCTCGCCGATATCCGCCAGCGGAATGGCCTGTGTGGTGTCAGCCGTCGCGCCGATGGGTCGCCAGCGCATTATCAGGTACTGGTCTTTGTCGTCCCGGCCAATGCCCACCACTGCCAGCGGGGAGCACAGCCAGCTTTCATTGTTGATAATCTCGCCGCTGTCTTTGTCCACTTTGGGGGTTACCCAGAACACCCCATCCCGGCGACTCTGCACATGCGGTTTTAATGGGTCGCTATGCGTTGGCTTGCTGCTGTCCGGTTCATCCGCTGGCGGCGAATACAGCGAGGCGGCAAACGCCTGCGTCGCGGCCATCAGCCCGTATTGCTGGCGGTAATCGTCCCAGTCAGCCTTTTCATCAGTCGGCGGCAGTGCCACCTGGCCGTTGACCGCACGGGCGGCTTTCTCCGCCCAGTCTTTCCCTGCGTTCGGCGCATCCGGTTTGATGTCGTTATCAGCGGCCAGAATGATACGGGCGCTGGCATACCGGGTACGCATGGCCTTTGCCACTGGCACCATGTTGCCCGCGTCGATAGCGGCGAGGGTCAGCGCCTCCGGGCGCATCTGGTGAACGCTTAATGCCGTCGCCAGCCCTTCGGCGATAATCACCGTATCGGGCTGTGCGGGCGCATTCACCGCGTGATACGCGCCGCGTTTCGCCGAGTCCGCCACCTGTCGCTTGCGGCCATCGGGGGTTATCGTCTGTGCGGCGGCGGTGGTGCCGCTGGCGTCCTGTAACGTCAGCAGCAGGGTGCCATCGGGCAGCAGCGGATACGACAACCCGGTTAAGCCTTTTCCGGCCAGATAGACGGATTCCCCCGGCTGTGCCTGTGCGGTCAGCTTTTTCAGCCGTGCGGCAAAGCGCCGGGCTTTTTCTGCGGTACGGGCCTGCTCGTCGGCAGACGGTGATTGCCGGGTATCATGCTGGCGCGTGTCCGGCGCTGGCGCATCGGCTGCCATTCCCAGCACGTCGGCCACCAGGCGGGCGGCGTCTGCCGCATTACACTGGCGAACGTTCATCACCAGCGCCAGCCCGTCACCGGCTTCCGGCTCACAGTGGCGGCAATGCCAGGTGCCGCGCCCGTCCAGATTATCGAACTGGAAGCGGTCTTTACCCCGCACGCCGGGCAGGGGGTGAGCGTGGTGGGGTGGCGGGGAACCTCAATACCCAGCAGGGCCAGCACATCAGGCCAGCAGCCCACCGCCGAGCGGGTCACTTCACGGATAAAATCGATATTGCGCATTCCATTGCCCTCAGTGCGTTGCCGGTGGCGGCAGCACGCTATCCAGCGCGAAGAGCTGTAACGCCTGGTCATGCAGGGTAGCCATCACACTGCGCCCGGTTTCGGTCAGCTCACCGGCCACCGGCCCCACCATCGCGACATAGAGCGCCAGCGCGTTGCGCCGCCCGTCTTCCTCCCCGTATGTGGCTGTCATGGCCCCTTCGACCGCACCGGCAAGGGTTGCACGCTCTGCGGCAGGGAAAACGGGTAATTCGCCGTACTGGCTGCGATACAGCGCGGCGGGTATCGGGTGGCCGCTGTCGTCCGTCACGGTGACGCAGCCGTTTATTGCTTCCTGTTCAAGCACGAATTTCACCGACACAAACCAGCGGAACAGGATCAGTTTCTGCCGGTCATCCGGCCTGAAATGGCCCTGTAGCATGGCATCAGTCAGCGCCCGCACCACCTGAATGCCGGTCAATAACGCCCGGTCATACTCGGTGCTGTCCAGACGGGAAACGGCTTCATCAAAGGTCAGTAAA
This sequence is a window from Dickeya aquatica. Protein-coding genes within it:
- a CDS encoding toxin YdaT family protein, producing MERLKAEVEDWALEASQEHVTIEITKQFFLLGGSDSVRLHPIESDGDADWRSINNNRQKIFRWLRSDSRASRVKVEALKPAIIAALPAERRAHINGDQHDYLVSVLLRDISKALISIVLKDVEMVERIGRVQNSFDAILRNVTNHR
- a CDS encoding single-stranded DNA-binding protein, with translation MTAQISAYGRLVADVQNSTTRTGNAMSFTRIAVPLPCQKAENGEATFWLAVTAFGKQADALAKHQKGDRVSVSGNMQITQWTDSTGTMQTGYQVIADSVVSARTVRPGGRKGAAGQPTDALRRAQEASAPDMADFRDDTPF
- a CDS encoding DUF4224 domain-containing protein, producing the protein MSLYIGIGSVQKADWQKHKGDKVESRDPNMTLITDEEMIEITGARYPGVQCQILQEHCIAFVRRRDGRPRTTWYNFNHPLNTRNQLPEPEPQIEPNFAALDLPSPRRGKKFA
- a CDS encoding TOPRIM and DUF927 domain-containing protein, yielding MRGKDRFQFDNLDGRGTWHCRHCEPEAGDGLALVMNVRQCNAADAARLVADVLGMAADAPAPDTRQHDTRQSPSADEQARTAEKARRFAARLKKLTAQAQPGESVYLAGKGLTGLSYPLLPDGTLLLTLQDASGTTAAAQTITPDGRKRQVADSAKRGAYHAVNAPAQPDTVIIAEGLATALSVHQMRPEALTLAAIDAGNMVPVAKAMRTRYASARIILAADNDIKPDAPNAGKDWAEKAARAVNGQVALPPTDEKADWDDYRQQYGLMAATQAFAASLYSPPADEPDSSKPTHSDPLKPHVQSRRDGVFWVTPKVDKDSGEIINNESWLCSPLAVVGIGRDDKDQYLIMRWRPIGATADTTQAIPLADIGEREGWRTLKNGGVNVTTKNSLRAILADWLQRSAARDIWHIAHATGWQCGAYLMPDGEIIGTPDRPVLFSGRSAAAAGYTVSGTAEGWRDNVARLAGGNYAMMTGMAAALAAPLIGLVGADGFGIHFYEQSSAGKTTTASVATSLYGNPELLRLTWYGTALGLANEAAAHNDALMPLDEVGQGADPVSVAQAAYALFNGVGKLQGAKEGGNRELKRWRTVAISTGEMDLETFIASVGRKTKAGQLVRLLNIPLSKTTRFHEHANGKQHADALKDACQQYHGAAGRAWIKHLADHPQQAIEAVRAAETRWRSLIPADYGEQVHRVAARFAVMDAALSLGRVITGWDEQTGRDAIQHSFNAWVREFGTGNKEHQQIVEQCEAFLNAHGLSRFAPLPYNPQDLPIRDLAGYRDRGKHDAAPMMFYTFPATFEGEIARGFNVRQFAKVLADAGMLEPGKDRFKKKAVRVEGRQPVFYVLMYAPDTE